The following DNA comes from Methanobacterium formicicum.
TCAAGAAAGTTAGGGCGGTTATGGTACGTCGGGGAGCAGATCCGGGACAGGTTAAATCTGGTCCCATAAACGCCATCGTCCCCAACCCACCAACTGTACCGAGCCACCACGGTCCTGACGTGCAAACCGTGATGTACGACCTGAACATTACCACCATGGCCCTCTTGGTCCCCACCACCCTCATGCACCAGCACAACCTAATGGTGGAACTGGAAAACACACCATCACTGGATGAGGTCATCGAAAAACTGGAATCCACTCCAAGGGTGGTATTAGTGGAAGCAAATAAAGGACTGGGTTCAACTGCCGAGATAATGGAGTGTGCACGGGATTTAGGCCGACCTAGAAGTGATTTGAATGAAATAGCCGTATGGAAAGAATCTTTAAACATTAAAGACGGCGAACTGTTCTACATGCAGGCCATACACCAGGAATCAGATGTAGTACCTGAAAACGTGGACTGTATCCGTGCCATGCTGGAGATGGAAGAAGATCCAGCTAAATCCATTGAAAAAACCAATAAAAACATGGGAATAATGTGAATATATTATTTCCGTCTCTTTTTTAATTTTTTTAAAAATTTCCCTGGCAAAACTCCTTTCTAACAAGTTTTAAACTATTAATACCATAAATAGTAAGATTACGTTTAAAAATAGGAAGAGTTATATTAAAATTTGTGAGTCCTAAAAAATCACATCATCCTGAAATTCTGTTAAAAAATTCTGGAGCATTACATGCAGGGACACCTTAAATCTTTAATTTCAACCGTCAAATCCCGGAATGATCTGGTTGTCGTACTGTTACTCCTGGTTTTAGTGGTGGCCACTCGCCTACCCCTGGCCGGCAAATTTCTTTACGAGTGGGACTCGGCGAATTTCGCCCTTGCCCTAGAAAGGTATGATATACTTCTCCATCAACCGCAGCCCCCGGGTTATATCCTTTTTGTGGGTGTGGGCAAGGTTTTTAACCAGATTTTCCCTGATGCCAACACCACTCTGGTGTTCATGAGTATAATGTTCAGTATTTTGACGGTTATTTTAGTGTACTTCCTGGGTAAAGATTTGTTTTCAAAGAAAGTTGCCATAATTGGCAGCATATTACTCATATTCAGCCCTATCTTCTGGTTCTATGGAGAAATCGCCACAATTTATCCCAGTGAATCTTTTTTAGCCATATTAATAGCTTACACATCTTACCAGGCCTTTAAAGGTAGAAAATCATTTTTGTACATTTCTTCCTTGGTTTTAGGCCTGGCCGGAGGATTTCGCCAGGACTTAATCCCTTTCATGTTTCCCCTATGGATGTTTTGCCTGTTTTACCATGACCATCACTTTAAAAGGGTGGTCACTGCCCTGGCAGTTCTGGGCGTATCCATCCTACTCTGGCTGGTACCTAGCATTATCCTTGCCCCGGGTCTGGAAAACTATCTACATGCCGGAGGGCATTTTTCAGCCTCTTTCACCACCAGCTCTGTGCTATTTGGGGCCCCATTATCTAACCATCTTTTAATGGATGGCCTGTTATTTTCATGGTTGATGATTGGTCTGGGTTTTATAGGGGGATTTTTAATTGTGATCTTCCTCATCTGGAAAAGGAAAACCCTCCTGGACCGGAAAATGCTTAAAAATCCTCGGTTAATTTTTTTAGGCCTGTGGATACTCCCTTCACTCCTATTTTTAATATTTGTACCATTATCCAAACCAGGTTACACCTTAACCTTCTTACCTGCCCTCATTTTAATCTTAGGTTATGTGGTAACTGGATTTTCACAGAATTTAGGAGTAAAATTTAATATTTCGCCAGGAAAGGTAGTGAGTGCACTTATAATAATCTATGTACTATTAAACAGTGTTTATTTCCTTTATCCTTACAATTTAAATGAAGAGAGCACATGGGAAACCCAGATCGACCATATGAACACCACGGAAAAGATGATACTGGGGTTGGACATGCTGTTCATGTACAACCAGGAGAAGATCACCATCAATGACCAGAATACAGAGTGGCACTTGGAGGTGATTGGTAACCTGTCCCAAAACCGGCCCCAGAGTACTCAAATCATTATAAGGGACATTATCCGTGAAGACCAGGGCTTCAGCTGGAGGAAAGCCATGTATGCACTCCCAGAATACAGTGTTTACTATCTCTTTGATTCGGGTAACTCCCAGCTAAAAAGTAACAAGCTCAACAACCAGGTCTCAGCTTACTACGGTAAAAATCACACCTTCACCATCTCCCAGTCCAGTGCATTGGAGATCCCCATAAATTCTTCCACAGAAAGGATTGTATGGATAATGGATAACCGATCACCCTTTTTCCAGGAACTGCAAAGTCAGTTAGAAATTAAAACAATCCATCTACCCAATGGTTTGAATATCTATTACTCCGAGGTTAAGGGTAAAAAATTGGACTTTGAGGTGGGGGGATTTGAATTCAAAACTACCAACAACCCCTCCTAACACTTAACTCTTTTATTATTCTAGGGGGATCTCCGGTGGGATTATATCATTCATCAGAAGGTGGATGTTAAAATTGTACTCATCCCACTTCCAGTTGGAGAAAATATATGAGAATTGAAAAAGAGAAAATGAAGAATAGTGAAATTTAAGTTTAAATGGAATACAAAAATAATTAATTAAATTTATTCCCAGTTATGGTCATTTTTGACCAGGACTAAAATCATAACCCCCTAACAGAATCTGGTGAATTGTATGGAATGTCAAGATTATTCCCTTAACCGTCAAACTGAAAGAGAAAACCTCAACCTCAACCCTCTCCAACGTGGAGGGGTGCTTCCTCCTGAATCACGGCAAGCACTGTATGAATTTTCCGATGGGTACAGTGTGTGTGATTACTGTGCTGGCCGCCTGGATCAAATACCAAAACCATCCATCAACAGTTTTCTGGAAGATATTGCCAATTTTATCCAGGTAGATCATGCCCGAACTGTCCATGGAGCACGGGAAGGAAAATTCGCAGTTATGCATGCCCTTTGCCGGCCAGGAGATACCGTGGTTATGGATGGTAACGCCCATTACACTTCTCACCTGGCAGCAGAACGTAACGGGCTAAACATAGTGGAAGTTCCCAGCAGTGGAGAACCAGAATACCGTGTTGATGCAGAAGGATACCATGAAACCCTGGATGAACTCAATGATAGGGGAGAAGATGTGAGCCTGGTTCTTTTAACCCATGTAGATGGGGATTACGGTAATGTAACTGATGCCCGTGCTGTTGGTAAAGTTGCCCATGATGCCGGTATTCCCTTCCTTTTAAACTGTGCATACTCCATGGGACGAATGCCCATAGATGCCAAAGGATGGAATGTGGATTTTGCAGTGGGAAGTGGCCATAAAAGCATGGCCGCCTCCGGACCCATAGGCATACTGGGTGTGCAGGAGGAGTGGGCCGATCTGGTCCTGAAACGATCCTCCCTGCATCAGGTGAAGGAACTGGAAATGTTGGGGTGCACCAGTCGCGGGGCTCCCATTGCAACTTTAATGGCATCTCTGCCCCATATCATTAACCGGGTGAAGCATTGGGATGTTGAAGTGGAAAAAAGCCGTTACTTTGTTTCTGAAATGGAAAAAATCAGTGGAGTACGCCAGATCGGTGTGCGACCAACTGAACATGATCTGGTACGATTCGAAACACCATTTTTCCACAGAATCGCAGATAAACATCCACGTAAAGGTTTTTATTTATATGAAGAGCTTAAACAGCGCAACATCGTGGGTATCAAAAGGGGACAGACCCAGTGGTTTAAGTGCAGTGTCTACGGTTACAGCCAGGAACAGGTGCACTACATAGCCCATTCCTTTGCTGAAATTGCCGATAAATATGGGGAAATGGCAGATTAACTTCCGGTACTTAAAGTTCTGGACAAATTCTGAGGGTTAATGTCTTGGAGGTGGATTCATGGATGAAACGGATGAAAAACCATCAAAAGCTCTAGTTCTGAGTGGTGGGGGCATCACCGGAACAGCATGGGAATTAGGTGTCCTTCTGGGACTTGAAGAAGGCGGGGTGAAGGTTACTGATGTGGATCTCGTGGTGGGGACATCAGCTGGTTCCAGTATAGGTGCCCAGATCACCAGTGGCCTCCGCCTGGAAGAACTCTACAACCTACAGCTCAAACCAATCATTGAAACCAAGGAAAGACCAGTGGACTTTGATGGACATGAATTCCGTCAGATGATGGCTGCAGCCATTATGAGCTCTCCTGATTCTCAAACAGCAAGAGTACGTATTGGAGAGGCCGCACTGAATGCTCCCACCATGAGTGAGGAAGAAAGGTTGGAAATAATGGCTTCTCGCTTGCCTGTTCATGAATGGAATCAGGAGAAAAAACTTATTATCAATGCCGTTGATGCCCAGACTGGTGAATGGATTAAATTTAGTCAGGATTCTGGTGTTCCCCTTTTACTTGCAGTATCAGCCAGTTCAGCTGTTCCCGGTGTTTATCCTCCCACCACCATCAATGGTCGTCGCTACATTGATGGGGGTATGAGTTCCGGTACCAACGCCGATGTAGCCCAGGATTACCAGAAGGTGCTTATAATTGTAGCCGAACCCACTATGGTTGCACCGGCAATGGGACCCACCATGCACCGCATCACCTTCCAGGAAGAGGTTAAACAACTGGAAGAATCTGGTTCCCAGGTTAAGGTCATCACCCCTGATGAAGAGTCACTGGAAGCTAAAGGGCCCAACCCCCTGGATGCAGAGTTTCGAAGCGCAGCTGCCGAAGCCGGACGTAAACAGGGGCAAAGAATAGCTGAAGAAGTGAATATTTTCTGGGAATAATCATGTCCCCCGGGTTTTAAAATTATTCCCCTTTCATATTGAACTATCTATTTTCAATTAAGTCATCTTCAACTAGTATCTATTCAAACTAATTTATTTTCACACTGGCCACGTATTCGTACCTATTAGGGGTTTTTTCACGTCCAGCATCATCAAAAACAATGCGCACTGTTTTTCCAAGGTGTTCTGCTGCCAGTTTAATATGGTAGAGGGCAATACCCATGTCAATTTTGATATATTTCTTCAGCATTATGGCCCTTAAAATGTTCGGTTTGAAAGAATAAGCGTGAATAACATGATTATTACCCTTAAAAAACCATGGCTGGCTGTTTGTAGCAGAGGGGGCCAGGCGGGCTGCTTCCAACAAAGCCCCAATGTAACCTTCATTTTTAATGTCGCTTATTTTAGGGAGTGGTTTCCTATTGAATTCAAGATTACTGGTTCGGTGTAACTGAACCTTTGGCTTTCCAAAGGCCATTAAAATAATGAACTTAATGTCTGAACTTTCCACAACCCGTTTTTTTGGTTGGGGGATCCCCTGCCAGCAGCTGCCCAACCCATGAGCTGAGAAGAAAAGATCCATCTGCTGGAGCAGGAAGCCAATGTTGGTCTTGTATCCCTCTTTATTTTCTGAAAATACAGCAAGGTAATAGGGTGCTTTTTTCATCATCCGGGGATTAACATCATCTGAGGAGACTATCTTTAAATCTACCTTAATATCATCATATAAAGGTTCCAGGTTGTTGACCTGCTCCAACACATTCTGTAACACAACCTCTTCCAGAGGTTCCAGATAGTAATCTCTAATGGATTTTCTCTTGAATATCTGAGGGTAAAGATCAACCATGTTATAAAATCCCCCGGGACCATATATCAGAAAATTATAAGAATAAATGGAAAATTAGAATTTCATCTTGATTTATACTTTTTATCAAAGTTACGCCATGATTTAGCTATATACGGTTCGCATTTATCTAATTCGGTTAGAAGGCACATTTTTATGGTTTCACTCTTAATTTCTTCATCTTCGTCAATTTTTTTGTTTATATTAGCAAATACCTGATTTATAATATCTTTTTTCTCTTCCACAGTGTAACCAGCATCAATTGTGGCCTTTTGCAGTGACCCTTTAATTTTATTGGGATTAAACGCTTCAATTCTACCCTTATTTTTTATTACCTTGGTCAATGAAACACCCCTTTGTTAGTAATCTATCCCTGGTAGTAATCTATCCCTATCCCTTGATATTTTTTTCTAAAATAACTGGTTCAAAGCCGTTCCTTGTACTTCACTTCTTTAAATAACATTTCCACCATGGTTCCCTTCTTTATAGTGATGGTCATGGTTCCATTCAACTGATTAACCAGGCTCTTTACCAGCTGTAAACCCAGAGTTTTAGGACTTTCTGTTATTTCCGTTTCAGGTATGCCCACCCCATTATCTGCTACTTCCAATTTAAATAGCCCATTATTTTTATTTAGAGTTATCTGGATTTTTTTCCCTTTTATTCCATCAGGAAATGCGTGTTTCAAAGAATTGGTAACCAGTTCATTGATGATCAGTCCTAAAGGTATGGCTGTGTCCATTCCCATTTCTATATCCGAAACCTTAATTTGGGTTTGGATAATTCCAGTTTCCACCCCGTACAAAGAGAAAAGATTGGATACAAAGCTTTCCACATAATCTTTAATGTTTATATGGGTCAGATCCGGTGACTGGTACAGTTTTTCGTATATCATGGCCATGGATTTAACCCTGCTCTGACTTACCAGGAGAACATCTCTATAATTCTCATCAACGTAGCTGGACTGGAGATTGAACAGACTGGAAATGATCTGCAGGCTGTTGTTAACCCGGTGATGAACTTCCCGCAGTAAGATAGTTTTTTCTTCCAGGGATGATTTTAATTTATCTTCTGCTCTTTTACGATCGGTTATGTCACGGGATACTGACAGAGAAACATCCTGCCCTTCGTAATTGATGATGTGGCTTTTCACTTCAACTGGTATCTCCCTTCCATCTCTGGTTATCACTACCACCTCGTAGGTGCTGTGGCCCTTCTCCAGGAGTATTGCACCAGTATTTTCCGGAATTTTTATGTCGGGGGATATTATGTCCGCGGGACTCATATTCAGGAGTTCCTCTTTACCGTAGCCCAGCTTCTTACTCATCACTTCATTGACTTCCAGGAACTTCCCGGGAATTCCACCGGCGGCCATGGTATTTACCGATATCATATCGTTGGCTTTGTTAAAGATTTCGCGAAACTTCTTTTCACTTTTGGTAAGGTCTTCTCCCGAACTTTTAATGGAAACCAGATTCCTGTAAACCAGGAAGTAAATCAAAACAGCAGTAACCACTACAAATAAACTTCCTTTGAACATGGCCAGTGTGGTGAATAACTGCCTATTACCTACAGTGAGGTTTAACAATTGATCGGAAGCAATAATCCAGATTATACTAATTACAAAATAAATTAATGCTATTTTAAGGGCACTGTAACCGGGATTAATGGGTTTATGGGATTTTTGCATTTTCGCCCCCTTTTATATTATTTTTCCCCTATTAATTATAAATCTTATCTTTTATTCCATAATGATGAAAACAAGCCTTAGTTTATGCTGTAAAATTCGCATATTACCTCAAATTAAAGATAATTCAAAAAAAGAAGGTTTTTTAAAATCTATCAAATTTATAGATAATATAAAAAATGGAAAAAATGTTTTTTCCAGTAAAAATAAATTAGATCCTTTTATATCTCTTCAAAAGGCTGCACAATTACGAATCCCTGGCCCTGGAACTTTAACTGGAATGTTTCACCACTGTCCTTTCCCAGTAAAGTTTTGAAGTCCACGTCCGCCTTGACTGAGGGGGTTAAACCACCGGACCAGGCCACAGTGGCATTGGGATCCGTGTAAACTGGTTGATCCGGAGTTACCACCAGGGTGATGGGGGTGAAGTGAGTGGTTATAGCCACCATACCGGTTCCTTCCAGTTTTACCTGGAACAGACCTCCGGCAGACATTCCCACTCCTGAGCTCATCATGGTTATGTCCCAGTCAATCTGGTCTTCAAAGGCCAAAAGGTCATTTCCATTGACGTAAATCCGCTCGTTCTGCAGATTCAAAACAACGACTTCTTTCCCCTGATCTGCCAAGTATACCTTTCCCTGTCCTTTCATTTTCATTAAAGTGCTTGTTTCCCCAGTAACTGCCTTTTTAACAAATTTATCCAGGCCATGTTCAAAGGTTCCCTCCCTTTTGAATTTAACATCACCGGTGTAGGCTACCATGGCTCCCTTTTTGGACCATACCTTACCGTTGAGGTTTATGTTCAGCAGGTAGTTGTTTTCAATTTCGAATGTTTCACCAGAACCTGGTTTCTCCATGGTTCGGTTGATGAAGTCATCTACTGAGTATTTGCTTGAAGATCCTTCACCCGGTGTGGTGACCGCTGGTTTGATCTCCGGGCTTTCAAGAGTTTCCGGGGCTACTTCTATTGATTCACCACAGTTTGGGCAAAATTTTCCTTTAACTTCAGTTCCACAGTTGGGACAAAACATATTCACACCTCAATTTTTTAGTCTATTCCACCTTTAGTAAGTCATCAATAAGTATTGTATGATGGATATGGTATTAATTAATGAATTGTTTTTCTAAAATGGATGGTTAGATAATTATTTTATATCTGTAAAAAAAAGGTAATTTGTCCTGAACTTTAAATTAAATCTTAAAAAAAGAATAGTTTCCTTTATAAAATTTTTATAACAAAAAAAGGCGGGAAAACTTATTTTAACAAACTTTTCACGTCCTTAACAATATCCAAAATGGCAGTTTCCAGGAGTGATTCCCCCAACTCCCGGTTGACATCAATTCCCTGTTCCTGAACCTCACAGGCCCCCCTATCTATACCTTCATTGGCCTGGCGTGCTTGGTCAAGGCCCACCATTCCCACTTCAGGGTATTCTTCAAAGTTACAGTGCTCAACCAGACAGGATACATCAGCCATTCCCAGGGCCATCCCCATGGAAAGTTCACCTGTCCCGGCATGGGGGCCCTCGATTTCCACGATCCGGTTGTTGAATATTATTTCCAGGTTCAGTTTTCCCCTAACATCATCCAGGTAATCCTGAATGGGTACATTTCCACCGTGCCCATTAACCAGGACCGCTGCTTCTAAATTTAAGTTATTTTTGGCCTTTCTTAGGGTGGGAATAAGTTCTTTTTCCACCAGGGCCTGGGGAGTGAGGTGAATCCCATGTTTCACATATTCGTACTCTGTGGCCCCATAAAGTATCCCTAAAAATTTGGCCCCAGTACGAATTGAAGCCTCAAATGCCAGATAAGACGCTATTTTAGAGTCAGTATCAATGGGGAGTGCTGCACCGTGGTTTTCCAGGTGGGAACCCACTGCCAGGATTCCTATTTTATTAACCTCCGGTGAAATTACCCGTCCTGCGGAATATCTCAGTTCCATCCTTTCCCACCTATCCTTAAGGTCTTTTAGTCAATAAATGCTATTTAATCTCCTAAACCCTCTTAAGGATAAATCATGAAGATGAATCCTTTTTCAGAGTTTTCTGGTATACCAACAGTAATATAATCAAAAATAAAGGCATTAAAATGTCCAGGTAAAGTACTGTCCCGGCATTACCCACTGAAAGATTGGCGTTTTGCTGTATCTCATATATGTGGCCGGCAGCTGCCCCCCACATGAACACGGCATAAGCAATAATAGCGGGAGCCCAAAAATTCCGGAAACGTACTGCTAAAAGGCCCAGTATACCATAGGAAATATTTGCAAATCCAACTTCACGCAAAAATGGTGAATAACCCCATCCTGTAGATTGAGCCACTATTTCCGGGCTGATTACCTGTACCAATCCACTGAAAAGGGACCCCACACCTATTCCCACTCCCAAATACCATAATAACAGTAATTCTGTTATCCTATTTAGTGATCTGGGTTTTTTACTCACAAATAAATGTATAACTGCCCCTAAAAGGGGGACACCCACAAATATATACGAAATTTCCATAGTTTTACCCCATTCTCTCCCTATTTCTATTACACTTGAAACTGAATTTAGTATTCAGTTACTTTACTTTGAATTTATTAATTGAAGTGTATTTAAGAGTTATTATTTATTTAGGCTAAGGAAATCTTTTAAGTTCCCTGTGGAAGTGGTAATTTTATATCTCTAAGTTCCAGATCTTATCCCCAATGTAATGCAAGGTCCTCACAGCCTTACCCTTATTACTTTCCACCATTTCCTGTCCATTTATAATGGCGGTTCCCATGGCCAGGGGTTTGTGATGGTTTTCATCAACCACAATCACTGTATCTCCCTCCTGGATCTGGGGATCAGCCTCTACAATACCCGGGGACATTACATCGGCACCGCTGGCCATGAATTTCACGGCCCCCATATCCACTACCACCACCTGACTTTCTAGGGGGTGCTTCAATGCTCCTTTAAGGGTGGGGAATGGTTCACCATCCAGGATCATGATAAGTGGATCACCATCCACCAGGATTAAATCAGGCAGATCACTTTCCAAAATCTCTACCTTGGTCTTAGATGGTATTAATGAACTGTAAGGTCCTAATTTAGCTTCGAATTCCTTTAACTTCTTTTTTTTAAGATGGTATCTCTTTTTTATTTTCAATTACAATTCACCTTAAATTTTCGTTTTATTCTCACAACTATATTTTTGATGGCGGTACATTTAAATATAAATCTTACCAACATTGTTGGTATAGGAAAGGTGATAATAGTGAGTGTACAGAAGAATGTGAATACATCACGACCATTAGATGTTTTAGGTCGAGCCCTTAACTCTCAAGTGTTAATTAAACTTAAAGGTGGCAGAGAATTCCGCGGAGTTCTCGAAAGCTTTGATATGCATATGAATTTAGTTCTAAATGACGCCGAAGAATTAGAAAGCGGTGAATCATCAAGGAGACTGGGTGTAGTCCTCATACGCGGGGATAACATTGTATACATATCACCAGGATAAATTAAAGCACCGGTTTATAAAACCGGGAGATATTATTAGGAGGATATTAAATTGAAAGGTACACCATCATTTGGTAAACGTAATAAAAAAACCCATATCCGATGTCGAAGATGTGGGAAAAACTCATACAATGCCAGGAAGCGCTACTGTGCTGCCTGTGGATTCGGAAGATCCAAAAGGGTCAGGACCTACAGCTGGCAGAACAAAAAACTTAATGGTTACAGGTTGAAGTAGATGGAAATGAGAAATCCCATCGATGTGCGTATCATCGTGGAAGGAGCTTCAGACGTGGAAAACGTTTCCCGGGCTTTACAGAATATTGCCCTGGGAGCGGAGTACCATATAACCATCTCCTCCATCATACCCACCACTAACACCGAAATAGCTAAAAAAGCTGTAAACGGTGCAGATATTGTTTTAATCGCCACTGATGTGGATGCCCCTGGAAGAGAATTGGCTGAAAAATTCCAGAAGGTTCTTAAAAAAGAAGTGGGTCATATCGAGAGAATGAAACTCCCCTTCGGCCACGATGTGGAGTACATAGACCCTGCCCTTATCCGAAGGGAAATAAAAAACGCCATAATTCGGTCTGGACTGCTGTCCATCGCCAATTTGGGACGCTTCAGGGAAATAAAAAACCGGCTCAAAGAATCCGAAGACAAAATTAAAGAATTGAAAGCAGAAATTAAAGACCTGTCTTCACAAAAGGATGAACTGGCTTTAGAAAACCAGGAACTGGTAGACGCCCAGGAAAGGCTCAAATTAAAACAGGATAATTTACAGGAAGAATTTAAGGTTACCAAACAGCGCTACGCTGATGTGAAAAACCAGTACGGAATGTTAATTAATAAAAATCTGTACGAAAGATTCCCTATTCACGAACTGTGGAAGGAAACCTTTAATGAAACTTTAGATGAAGAAGAACATATTACTTTTATTACCAGTGAATTCAAACCCGAAAACATTGTTTTAGGGCAAGGTTTCATAGCTGCTCCATCTAAAAAGGATGCAGTAGATTGGTTGAAGGTTATTCGTACGGTACTTATTTTCTATGATTCAAAAATTGAAGATCTCAAGGAAGAAATAGGTGATGAGAAATTCACTCCACACCTACTCAAGGAGTAGTTAGAAGTGAATTTTTACCCATCTCTTTTTAAAAAAATTACCTAATACCTAAGATTATAAGGGAGAATTCCAAGTGCAGGATAAATGCGGTATTGTAGGTGCTTATTCTCATAATAAGTCCCATAACATTTCCAGAGAAATATATTACGGCCTATATGCTTTACAACACCGTGGACAGGAATCTGCAGGCATATCCGCCCATAATGGTAAAGAAATGCGTACCTATCGAGGCATGGGATTGGTCTGCGACGTGTTTAACAACGGTAATATCGAAGGATTGGAAGGGAATGTGGGAATAGGCCATGTTCGTTACTCTACAACAGGTAAATCACAAATTCAGAATTCCCAGCCATTTATAAGCAAATTTGACATGGGAAGCATTGCTATAGCTCATAACGGAGACATCATCAACTCCATGGAACTTCGGAGGGAACTGGAAGAGGAAGGAAGAAAATTCTTATCCTCCACTGACTCCGAGGTCATCTGTCATCTCCTAACCAAGGAATACTCCAAAACCCAGGATATGGTAGAGTCCATTAAGAATGTTTCCCAAAAATTAATTGGTTCCTACTCCCTGGTACTGCTGGTTAACGATGACTTGATGGTGGTAAGGGACCCCATTGGGATAAAACCCCTATCCCTGGGTGAAAGGGAAGGAACCACTATTGTGGCATCAGAAACTGTTGCTTTTGATGTAGTGGGTGCTAATTATGTTCGCGATGTGGAACCGGGAGAGATACTGGTTATAAACGATGAAATTAAGAGTTTCAAAATACCCCGGAACCCAGGAACACCCCGGGCCCATTGCATGTTTGAATACGTTTATTTTGCCCGTCCCGACAGTATACTGGATGGAAGGGTTGTTTACAATGTGAGGAAGAACATCGGGAAGTATCTGTGTAAAGAACACCCGGTGGACGCCGATGTGGTCATGCCCGTACCTGACTCAGCCATAACTGCAGCTATAGGTTACTCTCGTGCTTCTGGAATTCCCTACGGAGAAGGGCTGATAAAAAACCGTTACATAGGACGTACTTTCATCATGCCCACCCAGGAAGAACGTGAAACATCAGTTAAACTTAAAATGAACCCCATAAGATCAGAATTAGAGGGTAAAAGTATCGTACTGGTGGATGACAGTATAGTGAGGGGCACAACATCCAAATCCCTGGTTAAAGTACTGC
Coding sequences within:
- a CDS encoding AIM24 family protein; its protein translation is MFCPNCGTEVKGKFCPNCGESIEVAPETLESPEIKPAVTTPGEGSSSKYSVDDFINRTMEKPGSGETFEIENNYLLNINLNGKVWSKKGAMVAYTGDVKFKREGTFEHGLDKFVKKAVTGETSTLMKMKGQGKVYLADQGKEVVVLNLQNERIYVNGNDLLAFEDQIDWDITMMSSGVGMSAGGLFQVKLEGTGMVAITTHFTPITLVVTPDQPVYTDPNATVAWSGGLTPSVKADVDFKTLLGKDSGETFQLKFQGQGFVIVQPFEEI
- a CDS encoding LSm family protein, which translates into the protein MSVQKNVNTSRPLDVLGRALNSQVLIKLKGGREFRGVLESFDMHMNLVLNDAEELESGESSRRLGVVLIRGDNIVYISPG
- the purF gene encoding amidophosphoribosyltransferase, whose amino-acid sequence is MQDKCGIVGAYSHNKSHNISREIYYGLYALQHRGQESAGISAHNGKEMRTYRGMGLVCDVFNNGNIEGLEGNVGIGHVRYSTTGKSQIQNSQPFISKFDMGSIAIAHNGDIINSMELRRELEEEGRKFLSSTDSEVICHLLTKEYSKTQDMVESIKNVSQKLIGSYSLVLLVNDDLMVVRDPIGIKPLSLGEREGTTIVASETVAFDVVGANYVRDVEPGEILVINDEIKSFKIPRNPGTPRAHCMFEYVYFARPDSILDGRVVYNVRKNIGKYLCKEHPVDADVVMPVPDSAITAAIGYSRASGIPYGEGLIKNRYIGRTFIMPTQEERETSVKLKMNPIRSELEGKSIVLVDDSIVRGTTSKSLVKVLREAGVKEIHLRIGSPPIISPCYYGIAMATKKELIAADQAVKEIRKTLGVDSLGYLSIESLVKCIGIEGDNLCLGCLTGDYPTELPANLDEYESCRC
- a CDS encoding DUF6790 family protein; translation: MEISYIFVGVPLLGAVIHLFVSKKPRSLNRITELLLLWYLGVGIGVGSLFSGLVQVISPEIVAQSTGWGYSPFLREVGFANISYGILGLLAVRFRNFWAPAIIAYAVFMWGAAAGHIYEIQQNANLSVGNAGTVLYLDILMPLFLIILLLVYQKTLKKDSSS
- a CDS encoding toprim domain-containing protein — its product is MEMRNPIDVRIIVEGASDVENVSRALQNIALGAEYHITISSIIPTTNTEIAKKAVNGADIVLIATDVDAPGRELAEKFQKVLKKEVGHIERMKLPFGHDVEYIDPALIRREIKNAIIRSGLLSIANLGRFREIKNRLKESEDKIKELKAEIKDLSSQKDELALENQELVDAQERLKLKQDNLQEEFKVTKQRYADVKNQYGMLINKNLYERFPIHELWKETFNETLDEEEHITFITSEFKPENIVLGQGFIAAPSKKDAVDWLKVIRTVLIFYDSKIEDLKEEIGDEKFTPHLLKE
- a CDS encoding 50S ribosomal protein L37e codes for the protein MKGTPSFGKRNKKTHIRCRRCGKNSYNARKRYCAACGFGRSKRVRTYSWQNKKLNGYRLK
- the arfB gene encoding 2-amino-5-formylamino-6-ribosylaminopyrimidin-4(3H)-one 5'-monophosphate deformylase, with product MELRYSAGRVISPEVNKIGILAVGSHLENHGAALPIDTDSKIASYLAFEASIRTGAKFLGILYGATEYEYVKHGIHLTPQALVEKELIPTLRKAKNNLNLEAAVLVNGHGGNVPIQDYLDDVRGKLNLEIIFNNRIVEIEGPHAGTGELSMGMALGMADVSCLVEHCNFEEYPEVGMVGLDQARQANEGIDRGACEVQEQGIDVNRELGESLLETAILDIVKDVKSLLK
- a CDS encoding RNA-binding protein, whose translation is MKIKKRYHLKKKKLKEFEAKLGPYSSLIPSKTKVEILESDLPDLILVDGDPLIMILDGEPFPTLKGALKHPLESQVVVVDMGAVKFMASGADVMSPGIVEADPQIQEGDTVIVVDENHHKPLAMGTAIINGQEMVESNKGKAVRTLHYIGDKIWNLEI